Proteins encoded in a region of the Streptomyces sp. NBC_00513 genome:
- a CDS encoding alpha/beta hydrolase fold domain-containing protein, which translates to MQGVSAARSTGPFRPPVGRRRRSFALRSVPYSCTGARVKRRPLALAVLFFHGGGYIFGHIDLLHGLVSRYVSASGVPILSVEYRRAPSIRSPRQWKRWTSAEPGTGGTPGRWGVRFAHRPGRAQPFAATLGESWLEL; encoded by the coding sequence ATGCAGGGGGTGTCGGCCGCGCGCTCTACCGGGCCTTTTCGACCCCCAGTCGGTAGACGGCGGCGTTCCTTCGCGCTGCGCTCGGTGCCCTACTCGTGCACCGGGGCCAGGGTCAAGCGTCGGCCCTTGGCGCTGGCGGTGCTGTTCTTCCACGGCGGCGGCTACATCTTCGGCCACATCGACCTGTTGCACGGACTGGTCTCGCGCTACGTCTCGGCCAGCGGAGTGCCCATACTGTCGGTCGAATACCGCCGGGCCCCGAGCATCCGTTCCCCACGCCAGTGGAAACGTTGGACCTCGGCAGAGCCCGGAACTGGTGGCACACCCGGTCGTTGGGGAGTGCGGTTCGCACACAGGCCCGGGAGGGCTCAACCGTTCGCCGCTACGCTTGGTGAATCATGGTTGGAATTGTGA
- a CDS encoding RICIN domain-containing protein has protein sequence MMATSEGIEQGYAYRLKNKRSGLYLTSSGFEGDSYATIWKSESGGQARTSQTWNVLSLDNGEYLIAQKVAGNLLTPDNFAGHDVRVNLFPPQNGADSSVRNSQTWLLRQAGGGYYTLSNKNGGLFLTPNNFGTSGSDKVNTYWRASGTDGDSQLWLLEKDTAYSGIINAAVGPTGNAVGGVIRMSGHARPNPETTPEVLIGTTLLPFPLVSDPALGRARQAAESPYYLLKRYGYYKIVYYYEHSGQVSKKESQSTTIGVTTSNAREVETTTSISVTAETSFQYKGFSSSLSTTISHQLRTRVAQETTQSSNRTVTVEREYPANGNRLSQAIWFRADRYVLERAGGGKVTEWETTTDQDTVDDVYPVATN, from the coding sequence ATGATGGCAACGTCCGAAGGCATCGAGCAGGGCTACGCCTACCGGTTGAAGAACAAGCGCTCGGGCCTGTATCTGACCAGTTCAGGCTTCGAGGGGGACTCTTACGCCACGATCTGGAAGTCCGAGAGCGGCGGGCAGGCCCGGACATCGCAGACCTGGAACGTGCTGAGCCTCGACAACGGCGAGTACCTCATCGCCCAGAAGGTCGCCGGGAACCTGCTGACTCCGGACAACTTCGCCGGCCATGACGTCCGGGTCAACCTGTTCCCGCCGCAGAACGGTGCGGACTCCTCCGTCCGCAACAGCCAGACCTGGCTGCTCCGTCAGGCGGGGGGCGGCTACTACACGCTCAGCAACAAGAATGGGGGGCTGTTCCTGACCCCCAACAACTTCGGCACGAGCGGCTCCGACAAGGTCAACACCTACTGGCGGGCATCCGGAACGGACGGCGACTCCCAGCTGTGGCTGTTGGAGAAGGACACCGCGTACAGCGGCATCATCAACGCCGCCGTCGGTCCGACCGGCAACGCCGTCGGCGGCGTCATCCGAATGAGCGGACACGCAAGGCCGAACCCGGAGACCACACCGGAAGTCCTCATCGGCACCACGCTGTTACCCTTCCCCCTGGTCTCGGACCCCGCCCTCGGCCGCGCGAGGCAGGCCGCGGAAAGTCCGTACTACCTGCTCAAGAGGTACGGCTACTACAAGATCGTCTACTACTACGAGCACAGCGGCCAGGTGAGCAAAAAGGAGTCCCAAAGCACCACCATCGGCGTGACCACGAGCAACGCCCGCGAAGTCGAAACCACCACCAGCATCTCCGTCACCGCCGAGACAAGCTTCCAGTACAAGGGCTTCTCCTCCTCCCTCAGCACCACCATCAGCCACCAACTGCGCACCCGCGTCGCCCAGGAGACAACGCAGTCCAGCAACCGCACCGTCACCGTCGAGCGCGAGTACCCCGCCAACGGCAACCGCCTCTCCCAAGCCATCTGGTTCCGCGCCGACCGCTACGTCCTGGAACGTGCCGGCGGCGGCAAGGTGACGGAGTGGGAGACCACCACCGACCAGGACACGGTCGACGACGTCTACCCCGTCGCCACCAACTGA
- a CDS encoding Gfo/Idh/MocA family protein, translating into MTDAPVRIGLVGYGFGGRHFHAPLLASTPDCEFLGVVTTSPERRKQVADELNRPTYDSLEELARAGAEAVAISTPAATHIPLAQEALRLGLAVVCDKPFALDAASARETTELAERLKVSLTVYQNRRWDSDFLTLRRLVADGALGTLTRFESRFERFQPEPGPPAAGGGTLLDFGSHLVDQALVLCGPVERVYAEMRTRDGGEGLDEDVFVALTHRNGVRSQLSGSWRQGAPGPRFRATGTTGTYVVDGVDGQEALLISGASPASEGERWGVEPERCWGQVLRGDHAESAPSARGEWDLFYPAFAAAVRGTRPLPVDPWDAVTTATVLDAARGSAATGEVVRLS; encoded by the coding sequence ATGACGGACGCGCCCGTACGTATCGGACTGGTCGGCTACGGTTTCGGTGGCAGGCACTTCCACGCCCCGCTGCTCGCCTCGACCCCGGACTGTGAGTTCCTCGGGGTGGTCACCACCTCTCCCGAGCGCCGCAAGCAGGTCGCCGACGAGCTCAACCGGCCGACGTACGACTCCCTGGAAGAACTGGCCCGTGCCGGAGCCGAGGCGGTCGCGATCTCCACCCCGGCGGCCACACACATCCCGCTGGCCCAGGAGGCGCTGAGGCTGGGCTTGGCAGTGGTCTGTGACAAGCCGTTCGCGCTCGACGCCGCTTCGGCTCGGGAGACGACGGAACTCGCGGAGCGGTTGAAGGTTTCGCTGACGGTCTACCAGAACCGGCGCTGGGACTCCGACTTCCTGACTCTGCGTCGGCTGGTGGCCGACGGCGCGCTCGGTACTCTGACCCGCTTCGAGTCGCGTTTCGAGCGGTTCCAGCCCGAGCCGGGCCCACCGGCCGCGGGCGGTGGCACCCTGCTCGACTTCGGCAGCCACCTGGTCGACCAGGCACTCGTCCTGTGCGGGCCGGTCGAGCGGGTGTACGCGGAGATGCGGACCCGCGACGGCGGCGAGGGGCTCGACGAGGACGTCTTCGTCGCGTTGACCCACCGGAACGGCGTCCGGTCACAGTTGTCCGGCAGCTGGCGGCAGGGCGCACCCGGTCCGCGCTTCCGTGCCACCGGGACCACCGGGACGTATGTGGTCGACGGTGTGGACGGCCAGGAAGCCCTGCTGATCTCGGGTGCCTCCCCGGCATCGGAGGGTGAGCGATGGGGCGTCGAGCCCGAGCGGTGTTGGGGACAGGTGCTGCGCGGCGACCATGCCGAGTCGGCGCCGTCCGCCCGCGGTGAGTGGGATCTCTTCTACCCGGCCTTCGCCGCCGCGGTCCGTGGCACCCGTCCGCTGCCCGTGGATCCCTGGGATGCCGTGACCACCGCGACCGTATTGGACGCAGCACGCGGCAGTGCCGCCACCGGCGAGGTCGTCCGCTTGTCCTGA
- a CDS encoding cold shock domain-containing protein — translation MKWFDPDRGTGLISQQGAGPDVSAETAAIHGKDRSLRQGEEVLFNITLDDAGLRADNIQRTARSQILPSTPNHAVTLHSGTFYPWSATPHVP, via the coding sequence GTGAAGTGGTTCGACCCTGACCGGGGCACCGGTCTCATCAGCCAGCAAGGCGCCGGACCTGATGTCTCGGCGGAAACCGCGGCAATCCACGGAAAGGACCGCAGTCTGCGCCAAGGCGAGGAAGTCCTCTTCAACATCACCCTGGACGATGCGGGACTACGAGCCGACAACATCCAGCGAACGGCCCGCAGCCAGATCCTGCCCTCGACCCCCAATCACGCCGTCACACTGCACAGCGGCACCTTCTACCCCTGGTCGGCGACGCCACACGTCCCATGA
- a CDS encoding triacylglycerol lipase: MFYSTPGQSRIRKPVILSDGFSAGKSDPDALWNALENGEYPFVSSLREAGFDLVLLGFDERSASIIDNAGVAIQCIKKAIDDREGTAKLTVGGFSMGGLVTRYALAKMQHDGDDHETSTYLSYDTPHRGAWLPIGVQAFAHWVKDNWGSIPGFGELLSSFSVLVNSPAARELLRWHIETVGAEARQDQARIDFLAELERVGGWPVGVRLLGVGNGTGTGAGNNIPAGVTAMLTTGQELTGTRLDTQNTGEQVVAVLKKAGATEIQVTTSGLPDIDGAPGGLFPEAHNLPGHPGNFGTAAFLAGLLEGQPAELTYNTSTFVPSVSAVAAGDIDDHDTLYSKIDPADSELDAFMCASDNEGHTLMTEELGEWILSKLQGE, from the coding sequence GTGTTCTACAGCACGCCGGGCCAGAGCCGGATCAGGAAGCCGGTGATCCTCTCCGACGGCTTCTCCGCCGGGAAGAGCGATCCCGACGCCCTGTGGAACGCCCTGGAGAACGGCGAGTACCCGTTCGTCTCCTCGCTGCGGGAGGCCGGCTTCGACCTGGTCCTCCTCGGCTTCGACGAGCGGTCCGCGTCCATCATCGACAACGCCGGTGTGGCGATCCAGTGCATCAAGAAGGCGATCGACGACCGCGAAGGGACCGCCAAGTTGACGGTCGGCGGTTTCAGCATGGGTGGGCTGGTCACGCGTTACGCCCTCGCGAAGATGCAGCACGACGGTGACGACCACGAGACCTCGACCTATCTCTCCTACGACACCCCTCACCGCGGCGCCTGGCTGCCCATCGGGGTACAGGCGTTCGCGCACTGGGTGAAGGACAACTGGGGCTCGATCCCGGGGTTCGGCGAACTCCTCAGCAGCTTCTCCGTGCTGGTCAACAGCCCGGCCGCCCGAGAACTGCTGCGCTGGCACATCGAGACCGTCGGCGCCGAGGCCCGCCAAGACCAGGCCCGCATCGACTTCCTCGCCGAACTCGAACGGGTCGGCGGCTGGCCCGTGGGCGTACGCCTGCTCGGTGTCGGAAACGGGACGGGCACCGGCGCCGGTAACAACATCCCGGCCGGCGTGACGGCGATGCTCACCACCGGTCAGGAGCTGACGGGCACCCGTCTGGACACGCAGAACACGGGAGAACAAGTCGTCGCCGTCCTGAAGAAGGCCGGAGCCACCGAGATCCAGGTCACCACCAGCGGCCTGCCCGACATCGACGGCGCTCCCGGCGGTCTGTTCCCCGAAGCGCACAACCTCCCGGGCCACCCCGGAAACTTCGGAACCGCCGCCTTCCTGGCCGGGCTTCTCGAAGGTCAGCCAGCCGAACTCACCTACAACACAAGCACGTTCGTACCGAGCGTCAGCGCGGTGGCGGCCGGCGACATCGACGACCACGACACGCTTTACAGCAAGATCGACCCCGCCGACAGCGAACTCGACGCCTTCATGTGCGCCAGTGACAACGAGGGACACACACTGATGACCGAGGAACTCGGCGAGTGGATCCTGAGCAAGCTCCAGGGCGAATAA
- a CDS encoding cytochrome P450 translates to MYFSTDLEAWVVTGHSEMVTMLKHSDIRVVSPIPSTAPGQQPDPRAEALLRKLEAHELLLLDGPGHRRLRRALAPAFLPAAVERLGPRITTMARNLVDARAATGQVEVLDEIAAPLVRMTVATALGVPEQDREEFDTLARKISKIFLYSTPHWSPDALTQAETGMAGLTALVSRLADDRRAQPRDDLISTLVNDPDPAQALSMEEIVVNLWNLYLAGLWTTAHLLATTTYLLFSRPGSAGSAHHDPGLVSRVVQETLRYVPPTVELVPRQALRDVQIDGHTIKAGDRLRLMVTKANRDQTRYTDPDTFDPTHERALPLSFSAGPHYCIGAQLAITMAERLCQVLTDPAYGAQLTGPTPSFHRTLTAPVALGIDAVHLQLHPRERV, encoded by the coding sequence TTGTATTTCAGCACTGACCTGGAAGCGTGGGTGGTCACCGGCCATTCCGAGATGGTGACCATGCTCAAGCACTCCGATATCAGGGTGGTGTCGCCGATACCGAGCACCGCCCCCGGCCAACAACCTGACCCGCGTGCCGAAGCCCTGCTGCGCAAGCTCGAAGCGCACGAACTGTTGCTGCTGGACGGGCCTGGCCATCGTCGGCTGCGCCGGGCGTTGGCCCCGGCGTTCCTGCCTGCCGCGGTGGAGCGGCTCGGGCCGCGGATCACCACGATGGCGCGAAACCTGGTCGACGCGCGTGCTGCCACGGGCCAGGTCGAGGTGCTGGACGAGATCGCGGCTCCGCTGGTCAGGATGACGGTGGCGACAGCCCTCGGGGTACCGGAGCAGGACAGGGAAGAATTCGACACACTGGCCAGGAAAATCTCCAAGATCTTCCTCTACAGCACCCCACACTGGTCTCCCGACGCTCTCACACAAGCGGAGACGGGCATGGCCGGCCTGACCGCATTGGTCAGCCGACTCGCCGACGACCGCCGCGCCCAGCCACGCGACGACCTGATCAGCACGCTGGTGAATGACCCCGACCCAGCTCAGGCGTTGAGCATGGAGGAGATCGTGGTCAACCTGTGGAACCTCTACCTCGCCGGGTTGTGGACCACCGCCCACCTCCTCGCTACCACCACTTACCTCCTGTTTTCCCGGCCAGGGTCGGCCGGCAGCGCCCACCACGACCCTGGCCTCGTTTCACGTGTGGTCCAGGAGACCCTGCGGTACGTCCCGCCCACGGTGGAGCTCGTGCCTCGGCAGGCACTTCGCGACGTTCAGATCGACGGCCACACCATCAAAGCCGGGGATCGACTCCGACTCATGGTCACCAAAGCCAACCGAGACCAGACCAGGTACACCGACCCGGACACCTTCGACCCCACCCACGAACGAGCCCTGCCCCTGAGCTTCTCCGCCGGCCCGCACTACTGCATCGGCGCCCAGTTGGCCATCACCATGGCCGAGCGGCTGTGCCAGGTCCTGACCGATCCGGCCTACGGCGCCCAGCTCACCGGCCCCACCCCGTCCTTCCACCGAACGCTGACCGCCCCCGTGGCACTGGGCATCGACGCCGTACACCTTCAACTACACCCCCGCGAACGCGTGTGA
- a CDS encoding NAD(P)-dependent oxidoreductase: protein MDRSAVVVGATGQIGTAVVERLVGAGWQVRAVSRGGAREGGRAGWPPEWGVRTLCLDRDEDGALGRVVGGGCDLLVDCVAYTSRHADQLVALGSRVGSAVVISTCMVYRQDAAAGIDSPRWPLPVTEAQPVIAADDSTYAGGKAAVELVLWERAPYPVTVLRAGMVHGPYSSTPREWYFVKRALDRRPIRLLAHGGAGICHPTGTRNLAALVLAAAARPGRRVLNAGDPRPPSVREMAGAFDALLGYRPVEYLLAGPGEPGLGRTPWSLAHPLVLDTDRAERELGHRPVHDYAGSLPETVAWLMEATGGRDWREVFPGLAARWGRSAFDYAAEDRAVAAGHVSGVPLVAVDRDRRN from the coding sequence ATGGACAGGAGTGCGGTCGTGGTCGGGGCCACTGGGCAGATCGGGACGGCGGTGGTGGAGCGGCTCGTCGGGGCCGGCTGGCAGGTACGGGCTGTCAGCCGTGGCGGCGCACGCGAGGGGGGACGTGCCGGGTGGCCGCCGGAATGGGGCGTACGCACGCTGTGCCTGGACCGCGATGAGGATGGCGCGCTCGGACGTGTGGTAGGCGGAGGCTGTGATCTGTTGGTGGATTGCGTGGCCTATACGTCGCGGCATGCCGACCAACTGGTCGCGCTGGGAAGCCGGGTGGGCTCGGCCGTGGTGATCTCGACCTGCATGGTCTACCGGCAGGACGCTGCCGCAGGGATCGACTCTCCCCGGTGGCCCTTGCCCGTGACCGAGGCACAGCCCGTCATTGCAGCGGATGACAGTACGTACGCGGGCGGAAAGGCCGCGGTGGAGCTGGTCCTGTGGGAGCGCGCGCCGTATCCGGTGACGGTTCTGCGGGCAGGAATGGTCCATGGCCCGTACTCTTCGACACCCCGCGAGTGGTACTTCGTGAAGCGGGCGCTGGACCGACGGCCGATACGGCTGCTGGCTCATGGTGGTGCGGGAATCTGCCACCCCACGGGCACCCGCAATCTGGCCGCGCTGGTCCTCGCGGCAGCGGCGCGGCCGGGACGGCGGGTGTTGAACGCCGGGGATCCGCGGCCTCCGAGCGTACGGGAGATGGCCGGCGCATTCGACGCGCTGCTCGGGTACCGGCCTGTGGAGTATCTGTTGGCGGGGCCCGGTGAGCCCGGTCTGGGCAGGACGCCGTGGTCGCTCGCCCATCCGTTGGTGCTCGATACGGACAGGGCGGAGCGGGAGCTGGGCCATCGGCCCGTGCACGACTATGCCGGATCGCTGCCTGAGACCGTGGCGTGGCTGATGGAGGCGACCGGGGGCCGGGACTGGAGGGAGGTCTTTCCTGGTCTCGCGGCACGCTGGGGGAGGTCGGCCTTCGATTACGCGGCCGAGGACCGGGCGGTGGCGGCCGGGCATGTGAGCGGGGTGCCGCTCGTAGCAGTCGACCGGGACCGGCGGAACTGA
- a CDS encoding HEXXH motif-containing putative peptide modification protein — MQVEPDARQAAADRGELTRRMGLVLERAALPLPPAQALHRPAVVEVVHTVQRELRSGPFGADRLRELETRLVLGPAPMCAPVDPQDHLSRSVARALSSVPVRADVRGRPAGSTVVGWQAGERRVLEEALSLLEEVWPQGAAETRETVAEVALLDGHAIEGFTDFTVHGAVLVNRTRLREGVNGLPGPLRCAEALVHEGAHTRCNAAASLEPFLLPDPGAAGGGESSGGSGALLVATPLRADPRPLSGLFQQAVVLARSVLFYRRLTVAGAAASERHAKLAEGGAMAVRTLDVHADSLTPRGRRVLEECASVLGGRG, encoded by the coding sequence ATGCAGGTGGAGCCGGATGCCCGGCAGGCCGCCGCTGACCGGGGTGAACTGACTCGGCGCATGGGCCTGGTGCTCGAACGGGCCGCGCTGCCGCTGCCCCCGGCGCAGGCGCTGCACCGGCCCGCCGTCGTCGAAGTGGTCCACACGGTGCAGCGGGAACTGCGGTCGGGCCCTTTCGGCGCGGACCGGCTGCGGGAACTGGAGACGCGCCTGGTCCTGGGCCCCGCGCCGATGTGCGCGCCTGTGGACCCGCAGGACCACCTCAGCCGCAGCGTGGCTCGTGCCCTGAGCTCCGTGCCGGTACGTGCCGACGTTCGAGGGCGGCCCGCCGGCTCGACGGTCGTCGGCTGGCAGGCCGGCGAGCGACGGGTGTTGGAGGAGGCGCTGAGCCTGCTGGAGGAGGTCTGGCCACAGGGCGCCGCGGAGACGCGGGAGACGGTTGCCGAGGTCGCCCTGCTCGACGGCCACGCCATCGAGGGATTCACCGACTTCACCGTCCACGGAGCCGTCCTCGTCAACCGGACCCGGCTGCGGGAGGGAGTGAACGGACTGCCGGGGCCATTGCGTTGCGCCGAGGCCTTGGTCCACGAGGGCGCGCACACTCGGTGCAATGCGGCCGCCTCGCTGGAGCCGTTCCTGCTGCCCGACCCGGGAGCCGCCGGCGGCGGGGAGAGCTCGGGCGGATCGGGCGCACTGCTGGTGGCCACACCGCTGCGGGCCGATCCTCGCCCGTTGAGCGGGCTCTTCCAGCAGGCCGTCGTGCTGGCCCGCAGCGTGCTGTTCTACCGGCGGCTTACCGTGGCGGGTGCGGCGGCGTCAGAGCGCCACGCGAAGCTGGCGGAGGGCGGTGCGATGGCCGTCCGCACCCTGGACGTGCATGCGGACAGTCTCACCCCGCGCGGTCGGCGGGTACTGGAGGAGTGTGCGAGCGTGCTGGGAGGGCGTGGGTGA
- a CDS encoding YcaO-like family protein, with protein MNAWTPQVFAPYPGHPDVLLARVAARSAAFEGTSAADGDRVIVGSAAGHDREQVMRGARGELLERIGNVMAGRAAEAGGGVVATPAELGVTAQAVSAPPARPDSRRLWVRGRTVSGRPVYVAAGSVFLQHRPPPGCEALPPAGSTGLASHTDRRSAARHAAWEVLERDLIRRSWYGLAGRPPRALAAAPDGPLGDLFEAQGLVATAFALPAPPGAECVIVCLHRPDGTGQTFGARCGPPDTLESLVGKAAYEALMVRWSMGSVVARATWERWRGDGPPRTAVQHALWAYHRQDSLSLWKVAGSGATSVATAPVHKAASPVDPLDVLARHTGRDVVLVETDGTPARDAGVSVVRVLAPGALPLPSGPHPTGFEPDFGHAHPHPFG; from the coding sequence GTGAACGCCTGGACGCCGCAGGTCTTCGCTCCGTATCCCGGCCATCCGGACGTCTTGCTGGCGCGCGTCGCCGCCCGCTCGGCGGCCTTCGAGGGAACCAGTGCGGCTGACGGGGACCGTGTGATCGTCGGCAGCGCCGCCGGGCACGACCGGGAGCAGGTCATGCGCGGTGCGCGCGGGGAACTCCTGGAGCGGATCGGGAACGTGATGGCCGGTCGGGCGGCGGAGGCGGGCGGCGGGGTCGTGGCGACACCCGCCGAGCTGGGGGTCACGGCGCAGGCCGTTTCGGCGCCACCGGCCCGGCCGGACAGCCGGCGTTTATGGGTGCGCGGACGCACGGTTTCGGGCAGGCCGGTGTATGTCGCGGCGGGCAGCGTCTTCCTTCAGCACCGTCCACCGCCCGGCTGCGAGGCACTGCCTCCGGCCGGCTCCACCGGACTCGCCTCGCACACCGACCGGCGGTCTGCTGCCCGCCATGCCGCCTGGGAGGTCCTGGAGCGGGATCTGATCCGGCGCAGCTGGTACGGACTCGCCGGCCGGCCTCCCCGGGCACTGGCCGCGGCCCCCGACGGGCCGCTCGGCGATCTCTTCGAGGCCCAAGGCCTGGTGGCCACCGCGTTCGCTCTGCCCGCACCGCCCGGCGCCGAGTGCGTGATCGTGTGCCTGCACCGGCCGGACGGCACGGGCCAGACGTTCGGGGCGCGCTGTGGGCCGCCGGACACACTCGAGTCGCTCGTCGGGAAGGCAGCGTACGAAGCCCTCATGGTGCGGTGGAGCATGGGCAGCGTCGTGGCCCGCGCCACCTGGGAGCGGTGGCGAGGTGATGGCCCTCCGAGAACCGCTGTTCAGCACGCTCTGTGGGCGTACCACCGGCAGGACAGTCTGAGCCTGTGGAAGGTGGCCGGATCCGGAGCCACCAGTGTCGCCACGGCCCCCGTCCACAAGGCCGCTTCGCCGGTCGACCCCCTTGACGTTCTGGCCCGCCACACAGGCCGCGATGTGGTCCTCGTGGAGACGGACGGAACCCCGGCGCGAGACGCCGGAGTGAGCGTGGTCCGGGTCCTGGCGCCTGGAGCACTGCCGCTGCCATCCGGCCCTCACCCCACGGGTTTTGAGCCTGACTTCGGCCACGCCCACCCCCACCCCTTCGGATAG
- a CDS encoding class I SAM-dependent methyltransferase translates to MAPQPSRPNYATEFADDYDRFFGKPGISGTTVDALAALAGTGPVLELGIGTGRIALPLRARGIDVHGIDGSEAMLGRLRAKPAGAEVPVTLGDFSQVPITGSFSLVYLAAGTFFELRDQESQARCFVNVARRLSADGLFVFDSHVPEALARAAGGSEVVSEDEDHLVLCHRRVDPSAQRYRSHYVIHEDGRTRHLRVEFRYAGHGELDLMAGQAGLRLRERWGSWAGGPFTKDSTYHVSLYERP, encoded by the coding sequence ATGGCGCCCCAGCCCTCCCGGCCCAACTACGCCACCGAGTTCGCGGATGACTACGACCGTTTCTTCGGCAAGCCCGGGATCAGCGGCACCACGGTGGACGCCCTCGCCGCGCTCGCCGGGACCGGGCCCGTACTCGAACTGGGCATTGGCACCGGGAGGATCGCCCTGCCGCTGCGCGCCCGTGGTATCGACGTGCACGGCATCGACGGTTCCGAGGCCATGCTCGGCCGGCTGCGTGCCAAACCCGCAGGGGCCGAGGTGCCCGTCACCCTCGGAGATTTCTCCCAGGTCCCGATCACCGGGAGCTTCAGCCTCGTGTACCTGGCGGCGGGGACGTTCTTCGAACTGCGGGACCAAGAGAGCCAGGCCCGGTGTTTCGTGAACGTGGCCCGCCGGCTCTCCGCGGATGGCCTCTTCGTCTTCGACTCCCACGTCCCGGAGGCACTCGCCCGGGCCGCCGGCGGATCGGAAGTCGTCTCCGAGGACGAGGACCATCTCGTCCTGTGCCACCGGCGCGTCGATCCCTCCGCCCAGCGCTACCGCTCCCACTACGTCATCCACGAGGACGGCCGCACCCGCCACCTGCGGGTCGAGTTCCGCTACGCGGGCCACGGCGAACTGGACCTGATGGCAGGACAGGCCGGACTTCGTCTGCGCGAGCGTTGGGGCAGCTGGGCGGGCGGGCCCTTCACCAAGGACAGTACCTACCACGTCTCCCTCTACGAGCGACCCTGA
- a CDS encoding cytochrome P450 — MSRPDGLLPFPFPHTDGLAPLPELADLRRDRPVVKVRLPSGSTAWLVTRNADVRKVLADPRFSRTRAPREQEAQRVPTTGPRTAGRRATVLPDSILASDPPDHSRLRRLIFPALTVRRTEAMREDIAALTHDLLAAMEPAERPADLVTHFTRPLPLTVICDLLGTPRVDADRLDAWDEVMRSVTATNAEVSGAVEEMTSYLAGLVAAKRSHPRNDMLSVLIAARDEGDRLSEGELISFCLVLLAGGYGTTADRLAGLVHLLLEQSDRYTLLRDEPHRIPNAVEELLRYAQASMGANIRVATEDVDLGGITVAQGDAVLALTSSANHDESVYPAPDVLDLTRAAPLHLAFGHGAHFCVGAQLARVQLQEALKALTRLRPSLRTAGPAQWKTGRTSRAPRTLPVTW; from the coding sequence ATGAGCCGCCCCGACGGCCTGTTGCCGTTCCCCTTCCCGCACACCGACGGCCTCGCCCCACTTCCCGAGCTGGCCGATCTCCGGCGCGACCGGCCCGTCGTCAAGGTCCGTCTGCCCAGCGGCAGTACGGCCTGGCTGGTCACACGGAACGCCGACGTGCGCAAGGTATTGGCCGATCCGCGGTTCAGCCGCACCCGTGCCCCCCGGGAACAGGAGGCCCAACGCGTTCCTACCACCGGTCCACGGACCGCGGGGCGCCGCGCCACGGTCCTGCCCGACTCGATCCTTGCCAGCGATCCGCCCGACCACTCGCGCCTGCGCAGGCTGATCTTTCCGGCCCTGACGGTCCGCCGAACCGAAGCCATGCGCGAGGACATCGCCGCTCTCACCCACGACCTGCTCGCTGCCATGGAACCGGCCGAGCGTCCCGCGGACCTCGTCACCCACTTCACCCGCCCACTGCCCCTGACCGTCATCTGCGACCTGCTCGGCACACCGCGAGTGGATGCCGACCGGCTCGATGCCTGGGACGAAGTGATGCGCAGCGTCACGGCCACGAACGCGGAAGTGAGCGGGGCCGTCGAGGAGATGACCAGTTATCTCGCCGGCCTGGTTGCCGCCAAACGATCCCACCCCCGCAACGACATGCTCAGCGTGCTCATCGCGGCCCGGGACGAGGGCGACCGGCTCAGCGAGGGCGAACTCATCTCCTTCTGCCTGGTCCTCCTGGCGGGTGGCTACGGCACCACGGCAGACCGGCTCGCCGGACTGGTCCACCTCCTGCTCGAACAATCCGACCGGTACACGCTTCTGCGCGATGAACCCCACCGGATCCCGAACGCGGTCGAAGAGCTCCTTCGCTATGCGCAGGCCAGCATGGGAGCGAACATCCGAGTGGCAACCGAGGACGTCGACCTGGGCGGGATCACCGTCGCCCAAGGCGACGCCGTCCTCGCACTCACCTCCTCCGCCAACCACGACGAGAGCGTGTACCCCGCGCCCGACGTCCTCGACCTCACCCGCGCCGCCCCCTTGCACCTCGCCTTCGGCCACGGTGCCCACTTCTGCGTCGGCGCGCAGCTCGCCCGCGTCCAGCTCCAGGAAGCCCTCAAGGCCCTCACCCGCCTACGGCCGAGCCTGCGCACCGCCGGACCCGCCCAGTGGAAGACCGGGCGGACCTCACGTGCCCCCCGCACACTGCCCGTCACCTGGTGA